A section of the Dehalococcoidia bacterium genome encodes:
- the atpE gene encoding ATP synthase F0 subunit C, whose protein sequence is MHAQAAAATSGWSEDAAKRLAAGLAMGIGAIGPGIGIGILGNGAMQALGRNPEARGPIMTNMLIAIGLCEAVAIYALIIGIILAMM, encoded by the coding sequence ATTCATGCACAAGCCGCTGCTGCCACGAGTGGGTGGAGCGAGGATGCGGCCAAGAGGCTCGCTGCCGGTTTGGCGATGGGAATAGGTGCTATAGGCCCTGGGATCGGAATTGGTATTCTCGGCAATGGTGCCATGCAGGCTCTCGGCCGGAATCCCGAAGCCAGAGGTCCAATAATGACCAACATGCTGATCGCGATTGGTCTGTGCGAAGCCGTTGCGATCTATGCCTTGATCATTGGCATTATCCTGGCCATGATGTAG
- the atpF gene encoding F0F1 ATP synthase subunit B: protein MGDMINSLGISWQGLLVQLINFSILFGALGALAYKPIMKLLDERSEKIKEGLDKSEQAEKRAVEIDVEAKKALEEARKVGQALIAQATETAGKHGEVLKEQAKKEAEALIVRARGEIQSEKDQAIAQLRKEFADITILAAGKVISEELDKTKHQKVIDEVLKASSLKGKE, encoded by the coding sequence ATGGGCGATATGATAAATAGTCTAGGCATCAGCTGGCAAGGGCTTCTGGTGCAGTTGATAAACTTTAGCATTCTATTCGGGGCGTTGGGGGCTCTGGCCTATAAGCCGATAATGAAGCTGCTGGATGAGCGTTCGGAGAAGATCAAAGAAGGCTTAGATAAATCGGAGCAGGCTGAGAAGCGCGCCGTAGAGATCGACGTGGAAGCCAAGAAAGCTCTTGAAGAGGCTCGCAAAGTGGGACAGGCCCTGATTGCCCAGGCAACCGAAACAGCCGGTAAACATGGTGAAGTGCTGAAGGAGCAGGCCAAGAAGGAAGCCGAGGCGCTGATCGTGCGGGCAAGGGGTGAGATTCAGTCGGAGAAGGATCAGGCTATTGCGCAGCTTCGCAAGGAGTTTGCCGATATCACCATCCTCGCAGCGGGGAAAGTGATCAGCGAAGAGTTGGATAAGACAAAGCACCAGAAAGTGATCGACGAAGTGTTAAAAGCCAGTAGTCTGAAGGGAAAAGAGTAA